The Providencia rettgeri genome includes a window with the following:
- a CDS encoding Uncharacterized phage-encoded protein — protein MNELSVKELTVTSIEISELVESRHDKVKQSIERLAKRGVIAFPPMGEKPTEGRPVSFYLFSGEKGKRDSIIVVAQLMPEFTARLVDRWQELENQNSLPQTLPEALRLAADLAEEKQQLESKLIEVAPKVDFVDRYVQATGSMTFRQVCKLLGAKENDFRCFLLDNKIAYRLNNILTPYQQHIDAGRFEMKTGVTKETAYSFSQARFTAKGVNWIAGKWMEHKAYA, from the coding sequence ATGAACGAGTTATCAGTGAAAGAATTAACCGTGACGAGTATAGAAATATCTGAATTAGTCGAATCGCGGCATGACAAAGTAAAGCAATCTATAGAACGCCTTGCGAAGCGCGGTGTTATCGCTTTTCCCCCAATGGGGGAGAAGCCTACAGAAGGGAGACCTGTATCATTTTATTTGTTTTCAGGTGAAAAAGGTAAGCGCGATAGCATTATCGTTGTTGCTCAATTAATGCCCGAATTTACAGCAAGGCTGGTGGATCGCTGGCAAGAGTTAGAAAACCAGAACTCATTACCACAAACATTACCCGAAGCATTAAGGTTGGCGGCTGATTTAGCTGAGGAAAAGCAGCAATTAGAGTCAAAATTAATAGAGGTAGCACCTAAGGTTGATTTTGTTGATCGCTACGTACAAGCAACTGGTTCAATGACTTTTAGGCAAGTATGTAAGTTGCTGGGAGCGAAAGAAAATGACTTTAGATGTTTTTTGCTGGATAACAAAATTGCATATCGGCTTAATAATATTTTAACCCCGTATCAGCAGCATATTGATGCTGGACGATTTGAAATGAAAACAGGCGTTACAAAAGAAACCGCTTACTCATTTTCTCAGGCAAGGTTCACTGCTAAGGGGGTTAACTGGATTGCTGGCAAATGGATGGAGCACAAAGCATATGCATAA
- a CDS encoding recombination associated protein: MKRFPITSCVIFKAELPSAEILEEHLKELPFVDILESHSISYGFIPNKITGELVTPIEGGYIITFRIDEKIIPKSAIAFEVNRRIEKLKEQGANDLNETEVKRIAIEEMLKVALTKTKIITALYHVKKGFLIVSSTRKPEHQALVRCLIKACGSVKTETIHVDDAKNGITTRLINYINNEPPADCFGGKLYPCNFYLLQRKVEKKLESVKYDAELHYVQRELSESLSNGFRVSLLELSTLDIVFKLSDNFEFKGIKPISEVDCDGDRVFRHRHVNSLFMFYMIDTIELLIELLKYKEEAE, encoded by the coding sequence ATGAAACGTTTTCCAATAACTAGCTGTGTTATTTTTAAGGCTGAATTACCTAGCGCTGAAATTTTAGAAGAGCATTTAAAAGAATTACCTTTTGTTGATATTTTAGAATCACATTCTATTAGCTACGGATTTATTCCTAATAAAATCACTGGTGAATTAGTTACGCCAATTGAAGGTGGCTATATTATTACTTTTCGTATTGATGAAAAGATAATTCCTAAATCGGCTATCGCATTTGAAGTTAATAGACGTATTGAGAAATTGAAAGAGCAAGGCGCTAATGACTTAAATGAAACGGAAGTAAAACGAATCGCTATAGAGGAGATGCTTAAAGTTGCTTTAACTAAAACAAAAATCATCACCGCCCTTTATCACGTTAAAAAAGGTTTTCTTATTGTATCGAGCACTCGCAAACCAGAGCACCAAGCTCTTGTTAGATGCTTAATTAAGGCTTGCGGTTCGGTAAAAACAGAAACAATCCATGTTGATGATGCTAAGAACGGTATAACAACTCGCCTGATTAACTACATAAACAATGAACCACCAGCAGACTGCTTTGGCGGGAAGTTATATCCTTGTAACTTCTACTTGCTGCAAAGAAAAGTGGAGAAAAAATTAGAGTCTGTTAAATACGACGCTGAACTGCACTATGTCCAACGCGAATTAAGTGAGAGTCTATCAAATGGATTTCGTGTCAGCCTATTGGAATTATCAACCCTAGATATTGTCTTTAAATTAAGTGATAACTTCGAATTCAAGGGAATAAAACCAATTAGTGAAGTTGACTGTGATGGTGATAGAGTTTTCCGTCATCGGCATGTTAATTCTTTATTTATGTTTTATATGATAGACACCATTGAGTTATTAATTGAATTATTAAAATACAAAGAAGAAGCAGAGTAA
- a CDS encoding phage N-6-adenine-methyltransferase, giving the protein MAVYSSNTAPEDKDCWQTPQWLFEALTLEFGFWLDAAANEQNALCPYFLTIEQNALQSDWVSRGAIWCNPPYSKIKPWIAKAAEQCTKQNQPIVMLLPADKSTSWYSLALKSVDEVRTIIDGRINFVDPNTGKEKKGNSKGSILLIWRPFVEPKAIGTHVSKNRLMEIGKAILGEVV; this is encoded by the coding sequence ATGGCTGTTTATTCAAGTAATACCGCACCAGAAGATAAAGATTGTTGGCAAACGCCTCAATGGTTATTTGAAGCTTTAACGCTTGAGTTTGGTTTTTGGTTAGATGCTGCTGCAAATGAGCAAAATGCCTTGTGTCCATATTTCTTAACCATAGAACAGAATGCATTACAAAGTGATTGGGTAAGCCGTGGCGCTATATGGTGTAACCCGCCTTACAGCAAGATAAAACCATGGATCGCTAAAGCCGCAGAGCAATGCACAAAGCAAAACCAGCCAATAGTGATGTTATTGCCAGCGGATAAATCAACATCCTGGTACTCATTGGCGCTAAAAAGCGTTGATGAAGTTCGAACTATTATCGATGGCCGTATTAATTTTGTTGATCCCAATACTGGAAAAGAGAAAAAGGGCAATAGTAAAGGCTCAATTCTTCTTATCTGGCGTCCATTTGTAGAGCCAAAGGCAATTGGGACACACGTCTCAAAAAATCGTTTGATGGAGATAGGCAAGGCAATCTTAGGGGAGGTGGTATGA
- a CDS encoding gpW, giving the protein MYHKTGLLMGMSRDQLKAALNTAQQAYLDLASGTKGVSFSYSQGDGTRSVSYQKTELSHLLALIQMLQAELGLIPRARRPVRFKF; this is encoded by the coding sequence ATGTATCACAAAACAGGTTTACTCATGGGAATGAGTCGAGACCAGCTAAAGGCTGCTCTAAATACAGCCCAACAAGCTTATTTAGATTTAGCTTCGGGCACGAAAGGGGTTTCTTTTTCTTATTCTCAGGGTGATGGAACTCGATCTGTGAGTTACCAAAAAACAGAACTCTCACACTTGTTAGCATTAATACAGATGTTACAAGCGGAGCTTGGTTTAATTCCTCGCGCTAGGCGACCTGTAAGGTTTAAATTCTGA
- a CDS encoding phage holin, lambda family, with protein sequence MKDTPELWEQVFNLLSQYKEQGILAGLAGTVAVLRSMYNGGGWKKTLLDGVMCAFFGWFAKDLLAFVGVNPDFAYLASVFIGYLGVETLSKILKGKAGVRHD encoded by the coding sequence ATGAAAGACACCCCTGAGCTTTGGGAACAGGTATTTAATTTACTCTCTCAGTATAAAGAGCAAGGCATACTGGCAGGTTTAGCAGGTACGGTTGCCGTGCTGCGTAGTATGTACAACGGTGGGGGTTGGAAGAAAACATTACTAGATGGGGTCATGTGCGCCTTTTTTGGTTGGTTCGCTAAAGATTTACTGGCATTTGTGGGCGTGAATCCTGACTTTGCCTATTTAGCGAGTGTTTTCATTGGTTATCTGGGCGTTGAGACGCTGAGTAAAATTTTAAAAGGTAAAGCAGGGGTACGTCATGACTAA
- a CDS encoding Bacteriophage tail assembly protein: protein MSTNILLVSGSLNSTQTKRDRLLASVKKGWTPPPRISVPDWADRYRKLAKEAGSTSGSWQTDTVEIARGPMLSVTESGVHTITVMCCTQLMKTALLENVFGYFAHLDPCPMLLLQPKEDAAEQFSKERITPLIRVTPVLRKIVGANKQKTSKETLLYKSFPGGFLALAGAGSPDNLARRPIRVLLADEVDKYPITREGDPITLAEERTATFGLNWLSVRACSPTVEDESRIAASYEDSDQRRASLACPHCGHRQFPDFFKHVHWPKEGDKHQPHLALIYCESCGSGWSEGERLRALRTIRWHQTKPFECCGSRHSPLNDYDQAWHNDDEAAVDKVWEWSESERHAVYRAICPDCGGLGVSNIHAGYQASKLFSPWQKDKPSDIAQKYLKAKGDPDRELAWWNTQMGLPHRPNYGKKLPIDVLLARREVYDAEIPMGVVVLTAGIDTQNDRLEIEVVGWGKDEESWSISFDVIEGDLETAEPWTRLDAYLKQIWRRADGRGFTIMAACHDSGGNHTQKVYEFAKERLGRRIWAIKGESATNGKRSPIWPNKRPTPKNRSQFKPIIIGVNSAKDSIRSRLHIEERGPGYMHFPVDRDMGYFSQLTSERLIMKEAAGQRYSVWELPHGKANEALDCRVYAYAALAGLFHLGLKLNALAIAIDNNPDRLLPPSSEPEEKLDLRLPGAILPEEQEQPKRKRISSKLA from the coding sequence ATGTCCACAAACATATTACTGGTCTCGGGGAGCCTGAATTCAACACAGACGAAGCGTGATAGGTTATTAGCTAGTGTTAAAAAAGGATGGACGCCACCACCTCGTATTAGTGTTCCTGACTGGGCAGACCGTTATAGAAAGTTAGCAAAAGAAGCGGGGAGTACATCAGGATCATGGCAGACCGATACGGTGGAAATTGCGCGAGGCCCAATGCTTTCCGTTACCGAGTCAGGTGTCCATACGATTACTGTTATGTGCTGTACTCAGTTGATGAAAACAGCTTTACTTGAAAATGTGTTTGGCTATTTTGCTCATTTAGATCCATGTCCTATGTTGTTGTTGCAACCAAAAGAGGATGCAGCTGAACAATTTTCAAAAGAACGAATTACGCCATTGATTCGGGTTACCCCTGTATTAAGAAAAATTGTTGGTGCGAATAAACAAAAAACATCAAAAGAAACGTTGCTATATAAATCATTTCCCGGGGGGTTTTTAGCTTTGGCTGGTGCTGGTAGCCCTGATAACTTAGCCCGCCGCCCAATTCGTGTATTACTAGCCGATGAAGTTGATAAATATCCAATTACGCGAGAAGGTGACCCTATCACGTTAGCAGAGGAACGAACGGCAACATTTGGTCTTAATTGGTTATCAGTAAGAGCATGTTCTCCAACTGTTGAGGATGAAAGCCGTATAGCGGCAAGTTATGAGGATTCGGATCAGCGTAGAGCATCTTTAGCTTGTCCTCACTGCGGTCATCGTCAATTCCCTGATTTTTTTAAGCATGTTCATTGGCCTAAAGAAGGTGATAAACACCAACCACACCTTGCCTTAATATATTGTGAAAGTTGTGGATCTGGTTGGTCTGAGGGTGAAAGACTAAGGGCTTTACGAACCATCAGATGGCATCAAACTAAACCTTTTGAATGTTGTGGCAGCCGACACTCACCATTAAATGATTATGATCAAGCATGGCATAACGATGATGAAGCCGCAGTAGATAAAGTGTGGGAATGGTCAGAGTCTGAACGACATGCTGTTTATAGAGCTATTTGCCCAGACTGCGGAGGGCTTGGGGTTAGTAATATTCATGCAGGTTATCAAGCATCTAAATTGTTTAGCCCATGGCAAAAAGATAAACCTTCTGATATTGCACAGAAATATTTAAAGGCAAAGGGAGATCCAGATAGAGAACTGGCATGGTGGAATACCCAAATGGGATTACCTCATCGCCCCAATTATGGTAAGAAACTGCCCATTGATGTTCTATTGGCCCGAAGGGAAGTTTATGATGCAGAAATACCAATGGGGGTAGTGGTATTAACAGCAGGAATCGATACCCAAAATGATAGGCTTGAAATTGAAGTTGTTGGTTGGGGGAAAGATGAGGAAAGTTGGTCTATCTCATTTGATGTTATTGAGGGTGATTTAGAAACAGCTGAACCATGGACTAGATTAGACGCTTATCTTAAACAAATATGGCGCCGAGCTGATGGTCGTGGATTTACTATTATGGCGGCTTGTCATGACTCTGGTGGTAATCATACCCAAAAAGTTTATGAATTTGCTAAAGAACGCTTAGGTAGACGTATTTGGGCTATCAAAGGTGAGTCGGCGACTAATGGTAAGCGTTCCCCCATTTGGCCTAATAAGCGACCAACACCCAAGAATAGATCTCAATTTAAACCCATTATCATCGGTGTTAACTCAGCAAAAGACTCCATTAGATCTCGCCTACATATTGAAGAAAGAGGACCAGGATATATGCATTTCCCTGTCGATAGGGATATGGGGTATTTCAGCCAATTAACATCAGAAAGATTAATAATGAAAGAGGCTGCTGGGCAACGTTATAGTGTTTGGGAGCTTCCTCATGGCAAGGCAAATGAAGCATTAGACTGTCGTGTTTATGCTTATGCAGCATTAGCGGGATTATTTCATTTAGGATTGAAACTAAATGCTTTGGCAATTGCTATTGATAATAACCCTGACCGTTTATTACCCCCATCTTCTGAGCCAGAAGAAAAACTAGACCTGCGCTTACCGGGAGCAATTCTTCCTGAAGAACAGGAACAGCCTAAGCGTAAACGTATTTCCAGCAAATTAGCATAA
- a CDS encoding DNA-binding transcriptional regulator DicC: MKKNDVLSYFGGSCNTAKALGIKHPSVSGWGDIIPQGRAYQIEKITKGKLKFDPSLYQNNIKAN, encoded by the coding sequence ATGAAAAAAAATGATGTTCTTTCTTACTTTGGTGGTTCATGTAATACCGCTAAAGCGCTGGGTATTAAACATCCATCAGTTAGCGGTTGGGGAGATATTATCCCTCAAGGAAGAGCCTACCAAATTGAAAAAATTACAAAGGGAAAGCTTAAATTCGATCCCAGTCTTTATCAAAACAATATCAAAGCTAATTAA
- the ygiW_1 gene encoding Uncharacterized conserved protein has translation MNKAIIALVLSAASFSVLANNHVGGFVSNDGSVGPRGGFVATTQAVTTVVQAKELPDDAWVSLEGNIVKQIGKELYEFRDSTGSIAVDIDDKRWRGQVVKPDTKVRLDGEVDKDWMELEIDVKRVTIINK, from the coding sequence ATGAATAAGGCAATTATTGCACTCGTATTATCCGCAGCTTCATTTAGCGTGTTAGCTAACAATCATGTTGGTGGGTTTGTTTCTAATGATGGTTCTGTCGGTCCAAGAGGTGGGTTTGTTGCAACAACTCAAGCAGTGACAACTGTGGTTCAAGCGAAAGAGTTGCCTGATGATGCATGGGTTTCACTTGAAGGTAATATTGTTAAGCAGATTGGTAAAGAACTTTACGAATTTAGAGATAGTACTGGCTCAATTGCTGTAGACATTGATGATAAACGCTGGCGCGGACAGGTTGTCAAACCTGACACTAAAGTTCGCTTAGATGGTGAAGTTGATAAAGATTGGATGGAACTAGAGATTGATGTTAAGCGTGTAACTATTATCAATAAATAG
- a CDS encoding Uncharacterized HTH-type transcriptional regulator CBU_1416, whose product MSMGDRIRERRRELKLTQEALAKTAGVNRVTVTGWEKDDYQPNGANLQSLAEALNCNPIWLVEGTGSPDAHFIKGTSVKIRELPVLSWVQAGCWTDTESGICPDDVDEYITTTLSLSSEAFALRVNGTSMTTIVKEASIPDGSIVIVEPDISRFSSINGKIVVAYIHGGTEATLKKFVEDWPNRYLVPLNPLYKTIDFDENCRIVGVVKQVLIDF is encoded by the coding sequence ATGAGCATGGGAGATAGAATTCGCGAAAGGCGAAGAGAACTAAAACTTACACAAGAAGCACTAGCTAAAACCGCTGGTGTAAATCGTGTCACTGTTACGGGATGGGAAAAAGATGATTACCAACCCAATGGTGCAAATCTACAATCCTTGGCTGAAGCCCTAAACTGCAACCCTATATGGCTAGTTGAAGGTACGGGAAGCCCTGACGCTCATTTTATAAAAGGCACATCAGTTAAAATTCGTGAATTACCTGTATTATCGTGGGTTCAAGCTGGTTGTTGGACTGATACTGAATCAGGTATTTGTCCTGATGATGTTGATGAATACATCACGACAACGCTTAGTCTCTCTAGTGAGGCATTTGCTTTACGTGTTAATGGAACATCCATGACTACAATAGTTAAAGAGGCATCTATCCCTGATGGATCTATTGTGATTGTTGAGCCAGATATTAGTCGATTTTCCTCTATTAATGGAAAAATTGTAGTTGCTTATATCCATGGAGGGACAGAAGCCACCTTAAAAAAATTCGTAGAAGACTGGCCTAATAGATACTTAGTTCCGTTAAATCCGCTATACAAAACAATTGATTTTGATGAAAATTGCCGAATTGTTGGTGTAGTTAAACAAGTCCTTATTGATTTTTAA
- a CDS encoding putative transcription elongation factor Elf1, whose amino-acid sequence MKSKIAEIYPCPHCGSENITIESHSYRTWFYIQCHSCGEKGPEVNDKPTAVIVWNERVVSI is encoded by the coding sequence ATGAAAAGCAAAATAGCCGAAATTTACCCTTGTCCTCATTGTGGAAGTGAAAACATAACCATCGAGAGCCACAGTTATAGAACATGGTTTTACATTCAGTGCCACAGCTGTGGTGAAAAGGGGCCAGAGGTAAATGATAAGCCTACAGCAGTAATAGTATGGAATGAACGAGTTGTCAGTATCTAA
- a CDS encoding Phage antitermination protein Q — translation MRDIQLVLQKWGAWAYDGNSDVDYSSIAAGFKGLIPSTKKTRESCCDDDGIAVDAAVNRLKKNNSYLFQLVILYYVNNCTLRTLERKLGISHNEVAKRLQHAEGFVAGCLAIAEITLEMDREVRKECIYGVA, via the coding sequence ATGAGAGATATTCAGTTAGTTTTACAGAAATGGGGGGCATGGGCATATGACGGGAATAGTGATGTTGATTATTCTTCAATTGCAGCTGGTTTCAAGGGGCTGATACCGAGTACCAAAAAAACGAGAGAAAGCTGTTGTGATGATGATGGAATAGCGGTTGATGCTGCTGTGAATAGATTAAAAAAGAATAATTCATATTTATTCCAACTAGTTATTTTGTATTACGTTAATAACTGCACACTAAGAACTTTAGAAAGAAAACTAGGAATATCTCATAACGAAGTAGCAAAGCGCTTGCAACATGCCGAAGGGTTCGTTGCTGGTTGTTTGGCAATAGCTGAAATAACATTAGAAATGGATAGGGAAGTTAGAAAAGAATGCATATATGGGGTTGCGTAA
- the csrA_1 gene encoding Carbon storage regulator — protein MLILTRRVGETLKIGDEIEVSVLGVRGNQVRIGVEAPKNVAVHREEIYKRIQDEKNASASK, from the coding sequence ATGCTTATTTTGACACGTAGAGTCGGGGAAACCCTAAAAATAGGTGATGAAATTGAAGTTTCTGTTCTAGGGGTTCGCGGTAATCAGGTCCGAATAGGTGTTGAAGCACCAAAGAATGTGGCTGTACACCGTGAGGAAATTTATAAACGTATTCAGGATGAAAAAAACGCCAGTGCTAGTAAGTAG
- a CDS encoding GDSL-like Lipase/Acylhydrolase: MIVINDSQQLTLGKSSTNASTEVPPSSPTVTVKTNKTLKYYMARMAAGETVKIACYGDSTTDGLGTTGWVQNPITNKNEAIGDSNHESTALNAWPKKLQDILRDMYTNENIHVYNAGYSGRTIADGWAVRNFPTAITNNPNYGVCDIVFVDFGLNDIPTAGSQLNETVEQTNLLIDEIEKTGALPVLLTSGPAYRSDSSGRGKNEMLLEINTMKKDIAAQRSIPLIDKSLMLTEWLEHNSHLIRWVDAEPDGLHFGDIGHQAQASLIAAELYGGVIDIKGDVQHLPFMDNRVNSRFGYSEQYKTSTTLFHNLYLNAATANKHTGQVMLTIWLRVRSASAGIVYNTVRNEGIGDSNKINTILTDISRNTVLINGASPNQGFKPTSTTGETGSAPVFLSGVTYGLHKVKVHFPTKKVSAGIFWGYLSIYPQWKSLPSGTQNARSLAPIYHRVSTVTGTRELFPSPLMSDGSNFWGLGFGSSRSTLYFKASITKAGALGIMLFNGVEAATQLEHRCLALFRNTDNSLEVLTVTRDVSGVSANGTLDVKFSCGALKDDDEHEYKFVLERNSEGASLKFYQGYASTTPLTEVTAKEGEVFPFPMGGAFGSTWSYKGNTSVKVSEAFVLEEKL; this comes from the coding sequence ATGATAGTCATCAATGACTCACAACAGTTAACCCTTGGTAAGTCATCAACTAATGCCAGTACAGAAGTGCCACCTTCATCACCCACAGTTACCGTAAAAACCAATAAGACACTCAAATACTACATGGCACGCATGGCAGCAGGTGAGACGGTTAAGATTGCGTGCTATGGGGATTCAACAACGGATGGTTTAGGTACGACTGGGTGGGTACAAAATCCTATCACAAATAAGAATGAAGCAATAGGAGATAGCAATCACGAAAGCACAGCACTCAATGCGTGGCCTAAGAAGTTACAAGATATTCTTCGAGACATGTATACCAACGAAAATATCCATGTGTACAACGCAGGGTATTCAGGACGCACGATAGCTGATGGTTGGGCGGTAAGGAATTTTCCTACCGCCATCACAAACAATCCTAACTACGGTGTTTGCGACATTGTTTTTGTGGATTTTGGGCTGAATGATATTCCGACCGCAGGCTCTCAGCTTAATGAAACGGTTGAGCAGACGAATTTGCTCATTGATGAGATAGAAAAGACAGGAGCGTTACCTGTTCTATTAACATCAGGCCCTGCCTATCGTTCAGATTCGAGTGGTAGAGGAAAGAATGAAATGCTACTCGAAATCAACACAATGAAAAAAGATATCGCGGCACAGCGTAGCATTCCGTTAATAGACAAATCACTCATGTTAACTGAGTGGCTAGAACATAATAGTCATCTCATTCGCTGGGTTGATGCGGAGCCAGATGGATTACACTTTGGTGATATCGGACATCAAGCGCAAGCCTCTTTGATTGCTGCTGAATTGTACGGTGGTGTGATTGATATTAAGGGAGATGTACAGCACTTGCCTTTCATGGATAACCGAGTGAATAGTCGCTTTGGGTATTCGGAGCAATATAAAACGAGCACCACCCTTTTTCACAACCTGTACTTAAATGCTGCCACTGCAAACAAGCACACAGGCCAAGTCATGCTAACTATCTGGTTACGAGTACGAAGTGCCTCTGCTGGGATTGTTTACAACACAGTTCGCAATGAAGGTATTGGTGACAGTAACAAAATAAATACAATATTGACGGATATATCAAGAAATACGGTTTTAATCAATGGCGCATCACCGAATCAAGGTTTTAAGCCGACATCAACAACTGGGGAGACAGGGAGTGCGCCTGTATTTCTTAGCGGTGTAACTTACGGGCTACACAAAGTTAAGGTACATTTTCCTACAAAAAAGGTGAGTGCTGGTATTTTTTGGGGTTACTTGTCGATTTATCCTCAATGGAAGTCATTGCCTTCTGGAACACAAAATGCAAGAAGCTTGGCTCCTATTTATCACCGAGTTTCGACGGTGACGGGAACGCGTGAGTTATTCCCATCACCATTAATGTCTGACGGGAGTAATTTTTGGGGGCTTGGTTTTGGTAGCTCAAGGTCAACACTGTACTTTAAGGCATCAATCACAAAAGCAGGTGCGCTTGGGATAATGTTATTTAATGGTGTTGAGGCAGCAACTCAACTTGAACATCGTTGTCTTGCATTATTCAGAAATACTGACAATAGCTTGGAGGTATTAACGGTGACAAGAGACGTAAGCGGCGTAAGTGCTAACGGAACATTGGATGTGAAGTTTTCTTGTGGAGCCTTGAAAGACGATGACGAGCATGAGTACAAGTTTGTCCTTGAGCGCAACAGTGAAGGCGCATCATTAAAATTCTATCAAGGTTATGCGTCCACAACACCACTAACGGAAGTTACGGCAAAAGAAGGAGAGGTGTTCCCATTCCCAATGGGGGGCGCATTTGGTTCTACATGGTCATATAAAGGTAATACAAGCGTGAAAGTATCAGAAGCCTTTGTCTTGGAGGAAAAACTATGA
- the hdeA_1 gene encoding 10K-S protein, producing the protein MKKTLFTSIIVMSLMSASAFAATDAKPVSQWTCENFLAIDDAFYPTAIGAAEIITQKGKVEDPTLDISGIETSTPLIVEACEKAPKESFIQKVEAHLKKM; encoded by the coding sequence ATGAAAAAAACATTATTTACTAGTATTATTGTCATGTCTTTAATGTCTGCATCCGCTTTCGCTGCTACAGACGCAAAACCTGTATCACAGTGGACATGTGAAAATTTCTTAGCAATCGATGATGCATTTTACCCAACAGCAATTGGTGCCGCTGAAATTATCACCCAAAAAGGTAAGGTAGAAGACCCTACTTTAGATATTAGCGGTATCGAAACATCCACTCCGTTAATTGTCGAAGCTTGCGAAAAAGCCCCGAAAGAATCATTTATTCAAAAAGTCGAAGCTCATTTGAAAAAAATGTAA
- a CDS encoding Protein of uncharacterised function (DUF968), with translation MHKASILTANTVPDLGLVIFRPGVSELSNFNGRMLIIPVPNSLNDKSVGPISLSSSFLSDEFNYVEDIKQILKLTVDPEPPASLMLKPKLQRWTNDKYLQWVKSQPCCVCGATSDDAHHLIGHGQGGMGTKAHDLFTIPLCRVHHGELHKDPNEWEREHGSQLVLLFRFLDRSAALGVFG, from the coding sequence ATGCATAAGGCTTCCATACTTACAGCGAATACGGTACCAGATTTGGGGTTAGTAATATTTCGACCAGGAGTGAGTGAGTTATCAAATTTCAATGGGCGCATGCTCATTATTCCGGTACCTAATTCATTAAACGATAAATCAGTAGGGCCTATCTCTCTTTCTTCATCATTCCTCAGCGACGAGTTTAATTATGTTGAAGATATAAAACAGATATTAAAACTAACTGTAGATCCTGAGCCACCAGCTAGCTTGATGTTAAAACCGAAGTTGCAACGCTGGACTAATGATAAATACCTGCAGTGGGTTAAATCACAGCCATGTTGTGTTTGTGGTGCCACATCAGACGATGCACATCACCTAATCGGCCATGGTCAGGGTGGAATGGGCACTAAAGCCCATGACTTATTCACTATTCCATTGTGTAGAGTTCACCATGGCGAATTGCATAAGGATCCTAATGAGTGGGAGCGTGAGCACGGAAGCCAGTTGGTTTTGTTATTTCGATTCCTAGACCGTTCTGCGGCACTAGGTGTTTTTGGTTAA